ACGAGCTGTCGATGTGATCCTGGTCGAGATAGCAGAACCACAGAAGGTCGCGGACGGTCAGGCGAACGGCTTTGCTGTCTTGTTTGACCTTGCTCTTGCGTACGCGCGGCGGATTGACGCCGGACAGATAGAAAATCAGGTCGGAGAGTGTCTCGATCCCGGTCTCTGGCACCACTTCGCCCGAGGCGACGCGTGCCGGCAGCACGACCGAATAGGGTCCGTCATTGCGTGTCCACGACGCGAACACGTTCCGCGAATCGCGCTGGCGCTCGATTGTCAGCACCGATTGCTCAAGTTCGAGAGTTAGCGTTGCGGACAGAAACTCCGCCTGCAGCGCGGGCGACAGCTGAAAATCGCCCCCCAAGCAATAATCGACAAGCCGCGCAATACTCGATTTGCCCGCACCCATCTGGCCCCAGAAATAGCTGATCCCTGAAAACGCGATCGGCTCCTCGGCCTTTCGAAGGGACAGCACCAGCGACACCATCGTGAATTTCATGATCCGTCGCCCCCAACATCCAGAGCAAGGTCGTTGCGCGCGAGTGGCCCGATCTCCTCACCCCATTTCATGCCGGTGATCTCGGGCACGATCTCGTAAACGAAGTCCTTGAGCTTGGTCGCCGGCATTGATCCGACCGTCTTGACGACCACGGCGCCGCGTTCGGCGAGATCGCGGAATGTCGGCCGGGCACCAAGATCGTCCGCCACCAAGCGTCCAGTGTCGGTAAGGCCTATCTCGATCTTACGGCCGCTCGTCGACAGCGTGATCAATCCCCGCGCCGATAAAAGGCTCAACCAGCGGCGGTAGCGGCCATCCCACGGGCCATAGCGGAACCGGATCATCTTCGTCTCGACGGTCGTGCGCTCGCGCGGCGTCACGGCGGCGGCGTCGGGCGACTTTCCAAGTTTAATGAGCGCGCGTTCGAGATAGATCGGATAGCGCAACAGGAAATCCAGCTTCGCGAGCTTGGTAATGCCTTCAACCGGTTTCGGCTTGGTCTTGTTCGCCTTGTCGGCACTACGTAGCAACACAAGGAGCCGCGCCAGGTGCAATCCATCGGCGTTTTCGGCGTCGGCAGCGGCCTTGAGCACGTTCAAGCTCATGCCTTGTCCTCGAGGCGAAACCGATCGCTCCACCAGAGGCGGCATTCGCTGGTCAACAACGCTGCCGTCCCCATCAGCACTTCGTATGGACTGCCGCCGAGCAATTGCTTCCGATCGCTTTCGAGCCTGCGCAGGCGCGCGCTGACATCGGTGAACATGGTCGGGCCGAACGGCGGCCCGGCGACTGTCTTGGCTGCTATATATGCCTCAAGGCACTCGCCGTGCACCGCCTCTTCAACCTGGCGCAGCTGACGCCCGGCCGTGGCCGGATTCTTGGCCTGGTCTTCGAGAAATTGATATTCGGCCGCCTGCTCTCTCGACTTCATATACTCGACCATGTCGACCAGGCCGCCGCGCTCCAGCTTCTGCTCGAGCACCCCAGCCGGGCGCTGGCCGCCCGGATTGATTGCCGGCTCGCCGACATAGGCAAAGGCCCTGGATGGCGTTGCCGGCGGCGCCAAACTCACCTCGGCACAGACGATGCGCTTCGCAAGGATAGTCGGATCGCTGCAATTGCCGCTCAGCCGGTCGAGCAAATGTCGGTCCGGGTCGGTCACATGAAGCGACGCCGCCCGGTGGAATTTCCCTACAAGCTCGTCGCGTAGCGTGTCGAGCTCGGTAGCGGTGAGATGCGCGCATTCCCCTAATTTGCCCAGGTGCTCGTGCGCGAGCGCAGCGTCGAACTCCTCCCGCGACGGACCCTTTACGAAGGCGAGGCGGCCGAGCACACCGAACAATTGTTCCGCCGTCGCCCCCAGCTCTGCTGCGAGATTGTCGAATGCCTTAGTGAACGGCTCCTTGATGTCGCCGGCCGTCGAACATTGCGAAATGTGCTGCAGCATCAGGCCCGGGCACCGGCCGCGCCGGTCATCGCCCTTGCTTGCCGGCGTGACATGATCGATTGCCGAGTTGGAGACGAACTTGAAATCGCCGATTTCGTCGGGATGTGCCTCGAGCAATTCGATGAAACGTCCGATCGACTTGACCAACGCTGGGCTGGTCAACCTCCAAGCACCGCCCTCCGGCTTCGACGTCTTTATCTGCCAGCCATCGAAGCGCCCATCCGGCCGCTCACCGAGAAAGTCCTCGTGATGCTCGCAGTAGAGCGATACATAGGAGAAGGTGCCGCGCTTGACTGCAACGAGCAGTGCCACGCCATATTGATGCTGGTATCGATAGTTCCGCTCGGTCTCGTCTCCGGGATCTGAACTTATTGTCCCCGACAATCGAGCAACCGGTAGCGGCTGGCCCTCGGTGGAATCTTGGTCACGCAACGACGCTGCCCTCGATTTTCATAAGCCGTCGCCCCCTTTTCGGGAGGCTAGTCAAATCCGCCACACCAAGCAACGCGCTTAGAATCCTCAATGCCGGAGGCAAGGCTAGACGCGGTAGCGGTCGGGCGCGCAGCCGATTCCTCCGACGCGCGCGTTAGCCGGCTAGCCGATGTCACCCACCGATTTGAGAGCATCCAGGCCGTGGATCGTATCGAGCATACGCTTCAGCCCCTCGGCACTGTCGATGCTCCGCGACCCGATGAAGACCACACTCACCTGTACTTGCACGTCGCGCGCATCGCGTCCGGGGCAGCAAGAGCTTGGGCTTCAGGAGACCGTCCGCTTGTGGAGTTCGGCGACCGGGCCGGGGACGGCGGCAATTGGGGCGCTTAGCCGCCGCAGATCACAGCAGATGGACGCCACTGGATGAAGGTGACCATCTATGGATTCTCAATAGAAGAGGAAACATCGGAGCACTGCGGCTGGTCGCAGCCGGCACAGAGTTGCACGAATGCGCATATGCCCTGCCAAAAGGAGGGAGGCAATTCTCGTTCAATACACCAGCTTCTTGGCACGCCGCACGAGGCAGCTACTTTTTGGCAATCGCCCGGAAACTCAACGCCGAGCGGTACATGGCGAGAGCTCCCCGGCACGGCGGTCCGACGTGGAAGCGCCACGCGAAATCTATGTCCACCGCAGCCAGAAATCAGCGGTGAGGTGGCGGTCCCGGATCAAGTCGCGCGATATTCACTTATCGCGCAATCGGTAAGTTGAGCTATTCCGCCAAAGATAGCGGCAATTTGCAAATGCCGACTTTCTCCTTTGGAAAGATCCTCCGATAGAATTCCGCAAACACCTCGAATTGAAGCCGGTGCATCTCGCGCCATGTCGTCGGGCCCTCTTCGAAGCCATAAGCCCAAAGCGCACGACTCTTTATAATTTCATCCGGCCCTATCACCGGCGCAGACGAGGCTCGTACCAGTTTAGTCTCGACGCTTTTTATGCGATTTGTGTCAGGTTCGAATACAATTCGCGTCTCCGCCCGCTCAGTCGACAGTCGCTGACTGTTTGGGCTGACGCGAACCAGCTTGGGCTCCTTATGTTTCGCATAGAATGCCTTGTGATCGACGCTAAGCGGTCCCGCCAGGGCCTCGAAGGTAGTAAACTCCTTTTTCCGTCGAAGCTTCCTCAGCCGGCGATTGTGGATCTCGATCGCCTTGCGAAGATCAGCGGCGAGTAAGGGAATCCGATCTAGCGACCGGACAAATCTGACGCCATTTGCATCATCGACAACCGAAGGGTCGTCCAAAATTGAGGCGACAGCCTTCTCACATGCGTCGGCGTCGTCGCTGGTTAGCAACGACGTGATGCCAGTTAGCAAGTCGTCAAATGCGTAGAGATCGCTGCGCAGCATGATTCGGAGTTGATAAACCAGGTCGGGAATGAATCCTGCTTCGTTTGGGATCGGCATCGCCCACGTCGGCTCGAGAGATCGCCGGAGAAAATTGAAATCCGGCACATTGACCGAGTTGAGGAAGCGATCGATCTGCTCTTGGGTGCGTGCGAGCATCGCCTGCTCGATCAGATTGAGCGCCTTGCCAACCTTCTTCTGTTGGAAAGGCCGCCATCCTTTTGCCGACAATCGGTGGTGATCCGAACCCTTGTGCTCGACAAGAGGCAATCGAGCGACGTCAGCGGCCGTTAGCAGATATGTCTTCGCTTTATCCTCGTGTCCGACCGCGACGATGACGAAGAAGCCTTTGAGCGCGGCGCCGTCGTCCGTGACATAGGCGGCAGGGATGTAATGCACCGTGCTGTCGCTCTGCGCGAATTTGGCTTGAACCACGCCAAGCCGTGGTGACAGCTCGTCGGTAAACCGTCCTTCCGAACGCAACTCTATCAAGAAGTCAGCGCCGTCGACATCCACGGACCGGGTATGAACCCAGAACCTCTCAAGCAGCATGGCGCGGACGCGCGCCTCGCCAAGGCTACCATTTTCCATCGTGGTGATCCACGATCCTTGCGCCATTGCAGCCCTCCATACACCGCCAATTGCTGGTCTTTCTTTGCTAGCATGCGGCGAGTTGCAATGCTTGTTGCGCGAGGCCGTCTTGCGCATCCTCGACTCGCTCCCGTGGCGGTTTCGCCTTGTCGCCGGCCCAGACGGAGTACCAAAATGCGTCTGCAGACTACCGGAGCAACCCTCATTCTCGCGTGTCGCTATGGTTGTTCGAGAAAGGTTGGCTCATAAGCTTGGTCTTGCGGACTCCAGACATATCGACGCGCGCTTTAGGACAATTGAATCTCGTTGGGCCTTTTCTTCCCCACTTGTTCGGGCATCATGCGAGTTGGGGGGTGGGGGTGCAGGGGGTATCTTGACCAAGGGCTCGGAGTTCGGCGCCGATTTTCGTGCACTAGTAGCGGCGCGCGGGCTAACGGCGCCCGATGGCCGACCGCTCTATGCCTATCGTTTTACCAAGGATGAGTACGAGCGGAACGCCGAACTTCTGCGGCGTCACGGCAGGCGCGCGCTCAAGGATTGGAGCGGATGCGCACTGATCTTGATACACGTCGCTGAGTGGTTTCGTCGAGAGCGCGGCGGCGGCCACTGGGACTGGATCCGGCCTCTCGGAAGCATCGGGCTAAACTACGGCTCGGGACGAAGTGTCTCATATTCCGACGTGGAAGATTTGGTCCGGGGCGCCCTTCTAACGTGGCGCCGGCCGTTGCCGAAGGGAGGGGAGCGCCTTCTCGCGGTAATCCGCGAGAGTGGCTTTCCCGTCGCTGCCGTTCGTGAGGATCCCCGCATTTCCGCTTGGCTAAGGCACTCAGTTCTCTGTGCCGAGCGGGGCTTTCAAATCGATCAGGCAGTCGTAAGCGAGGCTTGGCGCGTATCCGACCGCATCGCCCAGGCGCTCGTCGAACCAGCAATCGAGCTGTGCCGTTTCATCGTCGATTTGCGAGCGACTATACCAGTCGAAGCGCGCGGAACGGACCCCGTTGTCCATCTCGACACGTTCCAGCCGGGATGGCGCGAAGCGTTGCCGTTTGACGTCGAGCAAGAAGACGTCCGGACGCTCGTTGAGCGCATGGTCCGCCTTCGCGAGACCGGAGGTGCCGCTCTCGACGTCGAGCGTACCCTCGTCCGCACCGGTGATGGCGAATGGACGGCACGTGCTTCGCTCGTGCTCGAAGGAAAATTGGATATCAGGCGCGTTCCTGCCGGCATCGCTCAGGCACTCGCTGATGGCCGTCGCCTGCGCATCTTTCCGCGCCCGCCATTTTCAGACGAGCTCATCGCCATCGCCGCAATCGAAACCTATGAGGACGAAGGTGGCCCAGTCCACGATCTACGAGCCTTCGTAACCCAATTCGAATCCGAGCTTCCCCTCGAAACCGAGGCGCGGCTATTTGCTCAGTCCGGGCACACCACCGTCGGTGATTTCGTGCCGCCCGGCGGCCAGGCAATCGCGGCTCCCGTCGTCGCACTGGAGGTGCTAGAAGTCGACGAGAGTCAGCAACCGAGACGGCTGCGTGCGATCGGCTCTTCACCAAGCCAGACCAGCAAACCCCTGCTCGCACTTGCGGTCCAACCTGACGTCCTTCCCGCAGTCCAATTCTCCGAGGAGCCCGAGGAGATCGGAACCTGCCGCGAGTCTGGCCGTCGCGTCGTCCTCTTTTCCGGGACCGCAACGCTCGATCATGAGGGCGCGCGATGGCGCTGGCGCACGTCCGCCGAGCGCGACCTCGATGCTCGCCCCATCCTGATCGGCGACCTGGTGCCGAATGTGCGCCAGACCGTATATCGAGGCGTTCCGCGCCTTTGGGCGGAGAGAGATGGTCACGTGGTGTCACCTCGGCCCGCCTCGATCCACTGGCGGCCACGGGGACGCGGAGCTTGGCGTCTCCTTTCGGGGTCTGGCGCCTGGGGGGCGATTGAATTTGCGGTGATCGAGGACGGCGAGCTTCGTCATTCGGTGCCTGCGGACGTCGTACCACCAGACATAAAGTTCGAATTCGATCGCGCGCAGCGCGAACTCAGAATCTCAGGCTTGAATGCGCCCATGCTCAGCGCGTTCGGAGCCGGGCCACTCTCGGTTCGGACCGAAAGGGGCACCCAGGTGATCAGGCTCGGTCCGCCGTCGGGAACGCCAATAGTGACCGTACGTGCGCGCTGGGAGACGGAGATCGCCCTCACGATCGCCGATCCCAGTTACGAGCTGCGGTTAATCGATGAGAACGATAAGCTCGTAAACACGCGCGCGGCCTTCGCGCTCGACGGACTTGGTGGCCGGCGGATTCTCGCAACACACCAAGTCTCGTTATGCATGGAACTCCGCGCGCCCGATGCGCCGCGACTGGCAATTTCGCGTCCGGTTACGGGTGACGTTCCGCTCTCTGCCCTGCGTGATACGATCCGCCAATTACTCGGCCGATCCTCCCGTCTGGATTCGAGCGTCGTTCTCTCGGCCTTGGGCTCAAGCGAATATATAGCAGAGGTTCGCTGGTACGCCGAGGACGTGAATCCTTTCGTGGCATCGAGATGCGACGGTCCGTTCGCCATGCTCGCATCGATTCAGGCGCTCGACCTTCGCGCGATTTCGTTGGTAGACCCTGCCGCCGGCGCACACCCCGTGACCGCACCCGCGAGCGAGGCAGCCATACTCGCCGAACTCGAACCGGTGCTGCCGGACGGACCTTGGCTCCTCTTCGGCAATCGGCGCTCCGGAGAGATAGTTCGCCCTCGGATCTTACCGGCCGCCCGGTCAATGGGCGATTCGACGACAGCTCTAGTGCGCGCGATCACGACCGACTCTGTCGCCGCACGAGCTCGCGAATTCGACGAAATATACGGCGAACCTGCCAAGCTGGCGGGTGACGATGTTCGCAGACTAATCGACCTGACGGTACTCGCGAGGCGAGAACGCCTCCCTGCATCCAGCATCGATGCCCTTCGGGCGCTCGAAAGGGCGCCCGCGGCCGCAGTCCATCTTCTCGCCGCCTGTGACAGCATCGAGGAACGTGGAGCGCTCCTCGATCTTCAACGTGATTTGCCCTTCCTTTGGTGTGCTACCACCATCGAAAGCTGGCTACGTACCTTCTCAGAAAGGTTCGAGGCGATCCGCAACCAGCTGGCAGAGGTCGGCATCGAATTCGACGTCGCGCGCTTGGCGACGAATGCACTTCAGGAAATCGCAAACATACGACCAGAGTTAGCGGGGCATGCGCGCGCGGTGTTTCTTTCCATGGTGGCAAAGAGCGTGATCGGCGGCAAATCGTTCGACGGATCGACCGGGATACTCCTGAGAAACGATCGCCCGATCACAGCACGCATGGAGATCGACCGGTTGATCACACGCCACCAAGAAGGCGATGCGCCGCCGCATTCCCTGTTGTCGGATACAGCTCTGCAGGCGCAGTGGGCGCGCTGGGAGCCCTACGCTTCAGCCTTTGCCCACGTGATTGCAGCACCTTTCGCGGTTGCAGAGCACGCCGCCGGGGTGCACCGCCTTCTTCTCCCAGAACTCACCCGCTGCCGTGACGCGGCACTCTACGACCCTGAATATTTCGAGGTAATCGTCGCCATGCGAACGAACGAATTGCTCAACGCGCTAGCTCAGTCGGGCGGGGCGGCGGCATGATTGATTTCGAACGTATGACGATGCGGCTGCCCGAACAGGCAGCCGATGCTATCCTCGGCATGCTCCGCCCCAAGTCACGAACGCTTGCTAAACATCTTCGCGAAATTTGGGGCGCGCCGGCGGGAATGCCGGGATCAATGCTCGCTGAGCCGCTCATCGAAGGTGCGTTTCCTTGGCTAACACTACCGCACGGTTGGGATGGTCTAGCCAGTCACGTACTCGACCGGCGGACGATCGAGACGCTGAAGTCGGTGTCTTTCCCACCGTATGAGCACCAAGCCGGTGCGTGGGAGTTATTGACCGCGCCCCAACCCGCTTCGGTCATCATTTCCAGTGGTACCGGTTCGGGCAAGACCGAATGCTTCCTTGTGCCCATCCTCGATCGTCTCGTTCGCCTTTCTGACGGCGGGCAGCGACCGCTAACGGGCGTACGCGCACTCATGCTCTATCCACTGAACGCGCTGATCAGCAGCCAGGAGGAACGGCTCGAGCGATGGTTCTCACCTTTTGGGGGCACGCTTCGCTACGCTCTCTACAACGGCGAGACGCCCGAAACAGCCAGCGCGATGGTGCGCCGGCAGAAGCCTTGGCGTGTCGGTGACCGGTCAGCCCTCCGCAGCTCGCCTCCGCCGGTGCTCGTGACCAATGCCACGATGCTCGAGTACATGTTGATCCGCCGTAACGATGCACCGATCCTTGCAGCGTCACAAGGCTCGCTCGACTTCGTCGTGCTCGACGAGGCGCACTCCTATATGGGTGCACAGGCGGCAGAAATCGCACTGCTCCTGCGCCGTGTCGCACTGGCTTTCGGCCGCCAACCACGAGACCTGCGCTACGTCGCGACCTCGGCGACGATCGGTGGCCCGAATGCAAGTGTCGAACTCAAGCGCTTTCTGCGCGATCTCTCTGGTGCTCCAGAGGACCAAATCCACGTCATCGAGGGAGAGCGCGCTCCTCTTCCTCCGGCACCTACCTTAAATCGCCATCCGATCGAACTCGATCTACTTACCGGCCTCGATTCGGCCGAAAGCGGCGCGAAGTTCGCCTCTTCACTCGCATTGCGGACGGCACGTGAACAGCTTCGCGACGGTCGGGTGTTCGGTTGGCGCCAATGGTCTGAGACCGTGCGCACCATAGCAGGAGATACGAAACCTTCGCGTCTCCTCGTGGAGGCGGCAAACGCTCGAGATCCGAATGCCGGTCCGGCGATGGTCGAATCGGGCAATGATTCGATTCTTCCGACCCGCGTTCATCTATTTCACCGAACGGTCCCGGGACTCTGGACCTGTATCAACCCGGATTGCTCAGAACGTCCCGAAGC
This genomic stretch from Sphingomonas sp. LM7 harbors:
- a CDS encoding dsDNA nuclease domain-containing protein — encoded protein: MRDQDSTEGQPLPVARLSGTISSDPGDETERNYRYQHQYGVALLVAVKRGTFSYVSLYCEHHEDFLGERPDGRFDGWQIKTSKPEGGAWRLTSPALVKSIGRFIELLEAHPDEIGDFKFVSNSAIDHVTPASKGDDRRGRCPGLMLQHISQCSTAGDIKEPFTKAFDNLAAELGATAEQLFGVLGRLAFVKGPSREEFDAALAHEHLGKLGECAHLTATELDTLRDELVGKFHRAASLHVTDPDRHLLDRLSGNCSDPTILAKRIVCAEVSLAPPATPSRAFAYVGEPAINPGGQRPAGVLEQKLERGGLVDMVEYMKSREQAAEYQFLEDQAKNPATAGRQLRQVEEAVHGECLEAYIAAKTVAGPPFGPTMFTDVSARLRRLESDRKQLLGGSPYEVLMGTAALLTSECRLWWSDRFRLEDKA
- a CDS encoding STY4851/ECs_5259 family protein codes for the protein MTKGSEFGADFRALVAARGLTAPDGRPLYAYRFTKDEYERNAELLRRHGRRALKDWSGCALILIHVAEWFRRERGGGHWDWIRPLGSIGLNYGSGRSVSYSDVEDLVRGALLTWRRPLPKGGERLLAVIRESGFPVAAVREDPRISAWLRHSVLCAERGFQIDQAVVSEAWRVSDRIAQALVEPAIELCRFIVDLRATIPVEARGTDPVVHLDTFQPGWREALPFDVEQEDVRTLVERMVRLRETGGAALDVERTLVRTGDGEWTARASLVLEGKLDIRRVPAGIAQALADGRRLRIFPRPPFSDELIAIAAIETYEDEGGPVHDLRAFVTQFESELPLETEARLFAQSGHTTVGDFVPPGGQAIAAPVVALEVLEVDESQQPRRLRAIGSSPSQTSKPLLALAVQPDVLPAVQFSEEPEEIGTCRESGRRVVLFSGTATLDHEGARWRWRTSAERDLDARPILIGDLVPNVRQTVYRGVPRLWAERDGHVVSPRPASIHWRPRGRGAWRLLSGSGAWGAIEFAVIEDGELRHSVPADVVPPDIKFEFDRAQRELRISGLNAPMLSAFGAGPLSVRTERGTQVIRLGPPSGTPIVTVRARWETEIALTIADPSYELRLIDENDKLVNTRAAFALDGLGGRRILATHQVSLCMELRAPDAPRLAISRPVTGDVPLSALRDTIRQLLGRSSRLDSSVVLSALGSSEYIAEVRWYAEDVNPFVASRCDGPFAMLASIQALDLRAISLVDPAAGAHPVTAPASEAAILAELEPVLPDGPWLLFGNRRSGEIVRPRILPAARSMGDSTTALVRAITTDSVAARAREFDEIYGEPAKLAGDDVRRLIDLTVLARRERLPASSIDALRALERAPAAAVHLLAACDSIEERGALLDLQRDLPFLWCATTIESWLRTFSERFEAIRNQLAEVGIEFDVARLATNALQEIANIRPELAGHARAVFLSMVAKSVIGGKSFDGSTGILLRNDRPITARMEIDRLITRHQEGDAPPHSLLSDTALQAQWARWEPYASAFAHVIAAPFAVAEHAAGVHRLLLPELTRCRDAALYDPEYFEVIVAMRTNELLNALAQSGGAAA